The Sulfurimonas sp. HSL3-2 genome segment CTGTTTGAGATCTTGTTAAGAATGTTTTGAATGAGTCTTGTTATCTGTTTTCTTAAAACAAAGAATATTGCAAATATAACTATTGAAAAGATCCATCTTGAAAGAGAGTTCCCTATGATCTCATAAGAGAAAAAGTCCACAACACCACTGGGGAGAGTAAACCACTTTGAGAAGAGAAGTTCAAGCAAATGATAGAGCTCTTTTCCCAGTTTCATCGTATAAGTTGCATTATTGTCCAAATCTATTCCTTGGGGGCATTTTTAAAATTCTATCTATAAAATATTGAAAGCAAGCAAAATTACTTTTTTGTTTACCATAATTATATTATTTTAACTTATACTTTAATGTGCTATGATGTCCGTAAAAAGGAGTTCGTTATGAATCTGAAAGAGTGCTATGCCAAATTTGAAAATTTGGCGGATGGATTAAGATCATTGTCGCTTCTTGCAGCCAGATTAGTCTTAGCTTACGGTTTTTACGGGCCGGCTATGAGAAAATGGAGTGACATCGGTGCCATAGGTGACTGGTTCGCGTCACTAGGGATCCCTTTCCCTCAGCTAAATGCTTATATGGCGGCAACGACGGAGATAACGGGTGTAGTGCTTCTGACTCTTGGACTCTTTACCCGTATTATCTCTATCCCTTTGATAGTCGTTATGCTTGTCGCTATATTTACGGTTCATATAAACAACGGTTTTGAGTGCGGAAACAACGGTTTTGAGATACCGGTTTATTATATGCTGTTTTTAGTGATCTTTTTATCGCACGGAGCAGGGCGTTTTAGTCTGGATAATTATATTTTTGCTAAAAAAGATTGATATAATGCTGCTATGATTTACTATAGCTACGAAAATTTTAGAGACGATACATGTAAACTTATCGATGAGGTAAGAAGTTTTGACCCTGAGGTCATAGTTGCCGTTGCACGCGGCGGGTTGACACTCGCTCATGCGATGGCTGAAGGTCTTGACATAAGAGCGGTCGAGTCGATCCGTACGGAACTTTATGACAATGATGTAAAAAGAGACACTATCTGTATCTACGGTGAATGTAATCTTATGAATCATAAACGTGTCTTAGTCGTGGACGATATCGCCGACAGCGGTGATACACTTTATGCGATCATGGAAAAACTGCAGGGCGATAACCCTGATGCGGAGTTTAAGACAGCTACGCTTTTTTATAAAAAGACATCTATCCATCAGCCGGATTTTACAGTAAACGAAGCTCCTGACTGGATAGACTTTTTTTGGGACAGGGATTTTAAGAAGGCTTAACTTTTAGCTTTTTTTATCA includes the following:
- a CDS encoding phosphoribosyltransferase family protein, which produces MIYYSYENFRDDTCKLIDEVRSFDPEVIVAVARGGLTLAHAMAEGLDIRAVESIRTELYDNDVKRDTICIYGECNLMNHKRVLVVDDIADSGDTLYAIMEKLQGDNPDAEFKTATLFYKKTSIHQPDFTVNEAPDWIDFFWDRDFKKA
- a CDS encoding DoxX family protein translates to MNLKECYAKFENLADGLRSLSLLAARLVLAYGFYGPAMRKWSDIGAIGDWFASLGIPFPQLNAYMAATTEITGVVLLTLGLFTRIISIPLIVVMLVAIFTVHINNGFECGNNGFEIPVYYMLFLVIFLSHGAGRFSLDNYIFAKKD